The genomic interval GAAAGACCTCGGCCCGGAGGCGTACGTGCGGTCCACGGTCGAGGTCAACGTGGCCGCCGTCATCACGCTCCTGGCCGCCGCGGTCGAGCACCGCGTGAAGCGGGTCGTGCTGATGAGCAGCCTCACGATCCACCTCGGCGAGCCCTGGCGCGACCGCATCCCCGCCGACGCGCCGGTGCGGCCCAACTCGCTCTACGCCTGCACGAAGTTGTTCGCCGAGCAGCTCGCCGAGCTTCACCACCGCAAGGACGGGCTGTCGACGATCTCGGCACGCCTCGGCCAGCCGTACCCGACGTCGCCCTGGTTCGGGCTCGACGCGATGAGCGACCCCGGCAACCGCGGCTGCGCCGCCACGGAGGAGGACATCGTCCGCGGGACGCTCGCCGCGCTCGAGACGCAGACCAGGCTCGCGGTCTTCAACCTCCTGTCCGCGTGCGACCAGCCGGTCTTCGACATGGACGCCGGCCGCCGGATCGGCTTCAAGCCCCGCGACGAGATGACCGCGGCGGGGCCGGTCGATCGCTTCCCGAGCAAGCCGCGGCTCATTCCGTGAAGCTTTGTTCCGCCCGCCGCCAATTGATCACGTGATGAAACGTTCACGCCCGGAGAGCCCCGACCCGGCCAGCACGTGGAGCCTCGGGTGCCACGTCCCTCGGGGGGTGGCGGTCTCGCGACGCTCATCGCGCTCCTGCACCCCGCAAGCGGCGTGGCACCCGGCGTGTTCCCGCAACGGCTTCTCCGAAAGAGCCTCTGCAATCCTCGGCCGGCTGTGCACGCTTTGCCTCGCCCTCTTCCCGCTCGCCACCTCCGCCGAGCCGGGTTCCACGCCGACCCGCCCGCTTGCCGAACTCCTCGGGGACGCCCGGCCGCTCGCGGCAACCACGGTGCAGGGGCTGGACCGGGCCGCGCTCCCGCTCCCGCCCGGAGCCCGCGGCGATCGGCTCACCCTCCGTCTCGCCGCGACCTTCCCGGCGTTCGAGAGCTTCGGCATGGTGATGGACCCGGAGGTCCCGCTGGAGCGTCTGAGCGAGCCCGAGCGGATGAGCGTCGCGGTGGCGTACGCCGACGGCCGCGTCGACGAGGCGGTGCCGTACGACGAGGCGGCGGGCGTCTTCGGCGTCGTCCGCGGGACGCGGGACTACGCGGTGGCGATCGATCCCGAAGCCGAGATCCAGAGCGTCGCCGTGATCGACCGCATGTCCACCGCCGCCTTCGCCGTGCTGGACGCGCAGGTGGCGGACGGGCCGCTGAAGCCGCGCGTCTCGCCGCCGTGGCTCCCGGCCGTGACGCCGGCCGAGCCCGCGTCCGTCACCGTCGGCTTCGACATCCACGACGGGCTCCGCTGGGGCCGCATCGCCTCGGGCATGCTGCCGGCGGGCATCGACCTCTCGGGCCAGCCGGTCTTCACCAT from Phycisphaera mikurensis NBRC 102666 carries:
- a CDS encoding NAD-dependent epimerase/dehydratase family protein, translated to MPAKDAPSPRTRRDRLLITGAAGRIGRLLLPALADRYELHATDREAAEHAGVPIHPLDITDAAALTDTIATADCVLHLAATHLGHQKDLGPEAYVRSTVEVNVAAVITLLAAAVEHRVKRVVLMSSLTIHLGEPWRDRIPADAPVRPNSLYACTKLFAEQLAELHHRKDGLSTISARLGQPYPTSPWFGLDAMSDPGNRGCAATEEDIVRGTLAALETQTRLAVFNLLSACDQPVFDMDAGRRIGFKPRDEMTAAGPVDRFPSKPRLIP